One window of the Epinephelus moara isolate mb chromosome 24, YSFRI_EMoa_1.0, whole genome shotgun sequence genome contains the following:
- the mybphb gene encoding myosin binding protein Hb isoform X9 has protein sequence MPSKAAPIKKPAKKEPAKKEEKAPEPAPEPAPAPAEAEAAPAEAAPAEAEAPAAPPAEEPKPPTPPPPADAAAPAPEEAPAAAAEAPADAAAPATEETPAAAEAPADAAAPATEETPAAAAEAPADAAAAPPAEEGAPAAEGEAPADAEAAEAPAPEEPKAPTPPPPPPKEPTSVPLDLFVEDKNDTSVTIIWSQPEVVGPSGLDGYTIEVCKDGTEDWKAVNEELQKSTRYVIKNQTTGDRLKIRVVAVNAGGRSPPVALPEAVLVKEVADRPKVRLPRFLRQRYVAQVGAKINLTIPFTGKPKPVVSWLKDGQPLDTKKVNIRSTDRDSILFIRAAEREDSGVYEMCVKVDDFEDKASLTLQIVELPGPPASVKIVDTWGFNVALEWTAPKDNGNTEITGYTVQKADKKTGDWFTVLEHYHRLNATISDLIMGNTYRFRVFSENKCGMSESASIAKGEAKILKTGIEYKPPEYKEHDFNEAPKFTTSLTDRATTVGYSTKLLCSVRGSPKPKVMWMKNQMIIGDDPKYRQICVQGICSLEIRKPGNFDGGVYSCKALNDHGEATVSCKLEVKQANVAEADKK, from the exons ATGCCGTCCAAGGCTGCCCCGATCAAGAAGCCGGCTAAGAAAGAACCAGccaagaaggaggagaaggctCCAGAGCCGGCACCTGAACCCGCCCCTGCTCCCGCTGAGGCCGAAGCTGCACCTGCTGAGGCTGCTCCTGCCGAGGCAGAGGCCCCCGCGGCCCCGCCAGCTGAGGAGCCcaaaccccccaccccacctccaCCCGCAGATG CTGCTGCGCCTGCTCCAGAAGAAGCACCAGCCGCTGCAGCTGAGGCCCCTGCTGATG CTGCTGCTCCCGCTACAGAAGAAACACCAGCTGCAGCTGAGGCCCCTGCTGATG CTGCCGCTCCCGCTACAGAGGAAACACCAGCCGCTGCAGCTGAGGCCCCCGCTGATG CTGCTGCCGCTCCACCCGCGGAGGAAGGTGCTCCTGCAGCTGAAGGCGAGGCGCCCGCTGATG ctgaagctgctgaagcGCCCGCGCCAGAAGAGCCTAAAGCACccacacctcctccacctccacccaaAG AGCCCACAAGTGTCCCCCTGGACCTGTTTGTTGAGGATAAGAACGACACTTCAGTCACTATCATCTGGAGCCAGCCAGAGGTCGTCGGACCATCCGGCCTGGATGGATACACCATTGAAGTCTGCAAGGACGGAA CTGAGGACTGGAAGGCAGTCAATGAGGAACTGCAGAAGTCCACCCGCTACGTTATCAAGAACCAGACCACTGGTGATCGTCTGAAGATTCGCGTGGTGGCTGTGAATGCTGGTGGCCGCAGCCCCCCCGTCGCCCTGCCCGAGGCCGTCCTGGTGAAGGAGGTCGCTG ATCGTCCCAAGGTCCGCCTGCCACGTTTCCTCAGGCAGAGATACGTCGCCCAAGTTGGAGCTAAGATCAACCTGACCATCCCCTTCACA GGCAAACCCAAACCAGTGGTTTCCTGGTTAAAGGATGGGCAGCCCCTGGACACAAAGAAGGTGAACATCCGCAGCACCGACAGAGACAGCATCCTGTTCATCCGTGCAGCCGAGAGAGAAGACTCTGGAgtgtatgaaatgtgtgtgaaggtgGATGACTTCGAGGACAAGGCTTCACTCACCCTGCAAATTGTTG AGCTGCCGGGGCCTCCCGCCAGTGTGAAGATCGTGGATACCTGGGGCTTCAACGTTGCTCTGGAGTGGACCGCACCCAAagacaatggaaacacagaaatcacaGGTTACACTGTCCAGAAGGCCGACAAAAAGACTGGA GACTGGTTCACTGTGTTGGAGCATTACCATAGACTGAATGCCACCATCTCTGACCTCATCATGGGCAACACTTACAGGTTCAGAGTGTTCTCCGAAAACAAGTGTGGAATGAGCGAGTCGGCTTCTATTGCAAAGGGGGAGGCCAAGATCCTGAAGACAG GTATCGAATACAAGCCCCCAGAGTACAAGGAGCACGACTTCAACGAGGCGCCCAAATTCACCacctctctgacagacagagccACCACCGTCGGCTACAGCACCAAGCTGCTGTGCTCCGTCAGGGGATCCCCAAAA CCCAAGGTCATGTGGATGAAGAACCAGATGATTATTGGAGACGACCCCAAGTACAGGCAGATCTGCGTCCAGGGAATCTGCTCTCTGGAGATCCGTAAGCCCGGTAACTTTGACGGTGGTGTGTACTCCTGCAAGGCCCTGAACGATCATGGAGAGGCAACTGTCAGCTGCAAACTGGAGGTCAAAC AGGCAAACGTTGCAGAGGCAGACAAGAAATAA
- the mybphb gene encoding myosin binding protein Hb isoform X10, giving the protein MPSKAAPIKKPAKKEPAKKEEKAPEPAPEPAPAPAEAEAAPAEAAPAEAEAPAAPPAEEPKPPTPPPPADAAAPAPEEAPAAAAEAPADAAAPATEETPAAAAEAPADAAAAPPAEEGAPAAEGEAPADAEAAEAPAPEEPKAPTPPPPPPKEPTSVPLDLFVEDKNDTSVTIIWSQPEVVGPSGLDGYTIEVCKDGTEDWKAVNEELQKSTRYVIKNQTTGDRLKIRVVAVNAGGRSPPVALPEAVLVKEVADRPKVRLPRFLRQRYVAQVGAKINLTIPFTGKPKPVVSWLKDGQPLDTKKVNIRSTDRDSILFIRAAEREDSGVYEMCVKVDDFEDKASLTLQIVELPGPPASVKIVDTWGFNVALEWTAPKDNGNTEITGYTVQKADKKTGDWFTVLEHYHRLNATISDLIMGNTYRFRVFSENKCGMSESASIAKGEAKILKTGIEYKPPEYKEHDFNEAPKFTTSLTDRATTVGYSTKLLCSVRGSPKPKVMWMKNQMIIGDDPKYRQICVQGICSLEIRKPGNFDGGVYSCKALNDHGEATVSCKLEVKQANVAEADKK; this is encoded by the exons ATGCCGTCCAAGGCTGCCCCGATCAAGAAGCCGGCTAAGAAAGAACCAGccaagaaggaggagaaggctCCAGAGCCGGCACCTGAACCCGCCCCTGCTCCCGCTGAGGCCGAAGCTGCACCTGCTGAGGCTGCTCCTGCCGAGGCAGAGGCCCCCGCGGCCCCGCCAGCTGAGGAGCCcaaaccccccaccccacctccaCCCGCAGATG CTGCTGCGCCTGCTCCAGAAGAAGCACCAGCCGCTGCAGCTGAGGCCCCTGCTGATG CTGCCGCTCCCGCTACAGAGGAAACACCAGCCGCTGCAGCTGAGGCCCCCGCTGATG CTGCTGCCGCTCCACCCGCGGAGGAAGGTGCTCCTGCAGCTGAAGGCGAGGCGCCCGCTGATG ctgaagctgctgaagcGCCCGCGCCAGAAGAGCCTAAAGCACccacacctcctccacctccacccaaAG AGCCCACAAGTGTCCCCCTGGACCTGTTTGTTGAGGATAAGAACGACACTTCAGTCACTATCATCTGGAGCCAGCCAGAGGTCGTCGGACCATCCGGCCTGGATGGATACACCATTGAAGTCTGCAAGGACGGAA CTGAGGACTGGAAGGCAGTCAATGAGGAACTGCAGAAGTCCACCCGCTACGTTATCAAGAACCAGACCACTGGTGATCGTCTGAAGATTCGCGTGGTGGCTGTGAATGCTGGTGGCCGCAGCCCCCCCGTCGCCCTGCCCGAGGCCGTCCTGGTGAAGGAGGTCGCTG ATCGTCCCAAGGTCCGCCTGCCACGTTTCCTCAGGCAGAGATACGTCGCCCAAGTTGGAGCTAAGATCAACCTGACCATCCCCTTCACA GGCAAACCCAAACCAGTGGTTTCCTGGTTAAAGGATGGGCAGCCCCTGGACACAAAGAAGGTGAACATCCGCAGCACCGACAGAGACAGCATCCTGTTCATCCGTGCAGCCGAGAGAGAAGACTCTGGAgtgtatgaaatgtgtgtgaaggtgGATGACTTCGAGGACAAGGCTTCACTCACCCTGCAAATTGTTG AGCTGCCGGGGCCTCCCGCCAGTGTGAAGATCGTGGATACCTGGGGCTTCAACGTTGCTCTGGAGTGGACCGCACCCAAagacaatggaaacacagaaatcacaGGTTACACTGTCCAGAAGGCCGACAAAAAGACTGGA GACTGGTTCACTGTGTTGGAGCATTACCATAGACTGAATGCCACCATCTCTGACCTCATCATGGGCAACACTTACAGGTTCAGAGTGTTCTCCGAAAACAAGTGTGGAATGAGCGAGTCGGCTTCTATTGCAAAGGGGGAGGCCAAGATCCTGAAGACAG GTATCGAATACAAGCCCCCAGAGTACAAGGAGCACGACTTCAACGAGGCGCCCAAATTCACCacctctctgacagacagagccACCACCGTCGGCTACAGCACCAAGCTGCTGTGCTCCGTCAGGGGATCCCCAAAA CCCAAGGTCATGTGGATGAAGAACCAGATGATTATTGGAGACGACCCCAAGTACAGGCAGATCTGCGTCCAGGGAATCTGCTCTCTGGAGATCCGTAAGCCCGGTAACTTTGACGGTGGTGTGTACTCCTGCAAGGCCCTGAACGATCATGGAGAGGCAACTGTCAGCTGCAAACTGGAGGTCAAAC AGGCAAACGTTGCAGAGGCAGACAAGAAATAA
- the mybphb gene encoding myosin binding protein Hb isoform X3 encodes MPSKAAPIKKPAKKEPAKKEEKAPEPAPEPAPAPAEAEAAPAEAAPAEAEAPAAPPAEEPKPPTPPPPADAAAPAPEETPAPAAEAPADAAAPAPEETPAPAAEAPADAAAPATEETPAAAEAPADAAAPATEETPAAAAEAPADAAAAPPAEEGAPAAEGEAPADAEAAEAPAPEEPKAPTPPPPPPKEPTSVPLDLFVEDKNDTSVTIIWSQPEVVGPSGLDGYTIEVCKDGTEDWKAVNEELQKSTRYVIKNQTTGDRLKIRVVAVNAGGRSPPVALPEAVLVKEVADRPKVRLPRFLRQRYVAQVGAKINLTIPFTGKPKPVVSWLKDGQPLDTKKVNIRSTDRDSILFIRAAEREDSGVYEMCVKVDDFEDKASLTLQIVELPGPPASVKIVDTWGFNVALEWTAPKDNGNTEITGYTVQKADKKTGDWFTVLEHYHRLNATISDLIMGNTYRFRVFSENKCGMSESASIAKGEAKILKTGIEYKPPEYKEHDFNEAPKFTTSLTDRATTVGYSTKLLCSVRGSPKPKVMWMKNQMIIGDDPKYRQICVQGICSLEIRKPGNFDGGVYSCKALNDHGEATVSCKLEVKQANVAEADKK; translated from the exons ATGCCGTCCAAGGCTGCCCCGATCAAGAAGCCGGCTAAGAAAGAACCAGccaagaaggaggagaaggctCCAGAGCCGGCACCTGAACCCGCCCCTGCTCCCGCTGAGGCCGAAGCTGCACCTGCTGAGGCTGCTCCTGCCGAGGCAGAGGCCCCCGCGGCCCCGCCAGCTGAGGAGCCcaaaccccccaccccacctccaCCCGCAGATG CTGCTGCTCCCGCTCCAGAAGAAACACCAGCTCCTGCAGCTGAGGCCCCTGCTGATG CTGCTGCTCCCGCTCCAGAGGAAACACCAGCTCCTGCAGCTGAGGCCCCTGCTGATG CTGCTGCTCCCGCTACAGAAGAAACACCAGCTGCAGCTGAGGCCCCTGCTGATG CTGCCGCTCCCGCTACAGAGGAAACACCAGCCGCTGCAGCTGAGGCCCCCGCTGATG CTGCTGCCGCTCCACCCGCGGAGGAAGGTGCTCCTGCAGCTGAAGGCGAGGCGCCCGCTGATG ctgaagctgctgaagcGCCCGCGCCAGAAGAGCCTAAAGCACccacacctcctccacctccacccaaAG AGCCCACAAGTGTCCCCCTGGACCTGTTTGTTGAGGATAAGAACGACACTTCAGTCACTATCATCTGGAGCCAGCCAGAGGTCGTCGGACCATCCGGCCTGGATGGATACACCATTGAAGTCTGCAAGGACGGAA CTGAGGACTGGAAGGCAGTCAATGAGGAACTGCAGAAGTCCACCCGCTACGTTATCAAGAACCAGACCACTGGTGATCGTCTGAAGATTCGCGTGGTGGCTGTGAATGCTGGTGGCCGCAGCCCCCCCGTCGCCCTGCCCGAGGCCGTCCTGGTGAAGGAGGTCGCTG ATCGTCCCAAGGTCCGCCTGCCACGTTTCCTCAGGCAGAGATACGTCGCCCAAGTTGGAGCTAAGATCAACCTGACCATCCCCTTCACA GGCAAACCCAAACCAGTGGTTTCCTGGTTAAAGGATGGGCAGCCCCTGGACACAAAGAAGGTGAACATCCGCAGCACCGACAGAGACAGCATCCTGTTCATCCGTGCAGCCGAGAGAGAAGACTCTGGAgtgtatgaaatgtgtgtgaaggtgGATGACTTCGAGGACAAGGCTTCACTCACCCTGCAAATTGTTG AGCTGCCGGGGCCTCCCGCCAGTGTGAAGATCGTGGATACCTGGGGCTTCAACGTTGCTCTGGAGTGGACCGCACCCAAagacaatggaaacacagaaatcacaGGTTACACTGTCCAGAAGGCCGACAAAAAGACTGGA GACTGGTTCACTGTGTTGGAGCATTACCATAGACTGAATGCCACCATCTCTGACCTCATCATGGGCAACACTTACAGGTTCAGAGTGTTCTCCGAAAACAAGTGTGGAATGAGCGAGTCGGCTTCTATTGCAAAGGGGGAGGCCAAGATCCTGAAGACAG GTATCGAATACAAGCCCCCAGAGTACAAGGAGCACGACTTCAACGAGGCGCCCAAATTCACCacctctctgacagacagagccACCACCGTCGGCTACAGCACCAAGCTGCTGTGCTCCGTCAGGGGATCCCCAAAA CCCAAGGTCATGTGGATGAAGAACCAGATGATTATTGGAGACGACCCCAAGTACAGGCAGATCTGCGTCCAGGGAATCTGCTCTCTGGAGATCCGTAAGCCCGGTAACTTTGACGGTGGTGTGTACTCCTGCAAGGCCCTGAACGATCATGGAGAGGCAACTGTCAGCTGCAAACTGGAGGTCAAAC AGGCAAACGTTGCAGAGGCAGACAAGAAATAA
- the mybphb gene encoding myosin binding protein Hb isoform X8 has product MPSKAAPIKKPAKKEPAKKEEKAPEPAPEPAPAPAEAEAAPAEAAPAEAEAPAAPPAEEPKPPTPPPPADAAAPAPEETPAPAAEAPADAAAPATEETPAAAEAPADAAAPATEETPAAAAEAPADAAAAPPAEEGAPAAEGEAPADAEAAEAPAPEEPKAPTPPPPPPKEPTSVPLDLFVEDKNDTSVTIIWSQPEVVGPSGLDGYTIEVCKDGTEDWKAVNEELQKSTRYVIKNQTTGDRLKIRVVAVNAGGRSPPVALPEAVLVKEVADRPKVRLPRFLRQRYVAQVGAKINLTIPFTGKPKPVVSWLKDGQPLDTKKVNIRSTDRDSILFIRAAEREDSGVYEMCVKVDDFEDKASLTLQIVELPGPPASVKIVDTWGFNVALEWTAPKDNGNTEITGYTVQKADKKTGDWFTVLEHYHRLNATISDLIMGNTYRFRVFSENKCGMSESASIAKGEAKILKTGIEYKPPEYKEHDFNEAPKFTTSLTDRATTVGYSTKLLCSVRGSPKPKVMWMKNQMIIGDDPKYRQICVQGICSLEIRKPGNFDGGVYSCKALNDHGEATVSCKLEVKQANVAEADKK; this is encoded by the exons ATGCCGTCCAAGGCTGCCCCGATCAAGAAGCCGGCTAAGAAAGAACCAGccaagaaggaggagaaggctCCAGAGCCGGCACCTGAACCCGCCCCTGCTCCCGCTGAGGCCGAAGCTGCACCTGCTGAGGCTGCTCCTGCCGAGGCAGAGGCCCCCGCGGCCCCGCCAGCTGAGGAGCCcaaaccccccaccccacctccaCCCGCAGATG CTGCTGCTCCCGCTCCAGAAGAAACACCAGCTCCTGCAGCTGAGGCCCCTGCTGATG CTGCTGCTCCCGCTACAGAAGAAACACCAGCTGCAGCTGAGGCCCCTGCTGATG CTGCCGCTCCCGCTACAGAGGAAACACCAGCCGCTGCAGCTGAGGCCCCCGCTGATG CTGCTGCCGCTCCACCCGCGGAGGAAGGTGCTCCTGCAGCTGAAGGCGAGGCGCCCGCTGATG ctgaagctgctgaagcGCCCGCGCCAGAAGAGCCTAAAGCACccacacctcctccacctccacccaaAG AGCCCACAAGTGTCCCCCTGGACCTGTTTGTTGAGGATAAGAACGACACTTCAGTCACTATCATCTGGAGCCAGCCAGAGGTCGTCGGACCATCCGGCCTGGATGGATACACCATTGAAGTCTGCAAGGACGGAA CTGAGGACTGGAAGGCAGTCAATGAGGAACTGCAGAAGTCCACCCGCTACGTTATCAAGAACCAGACCACTGGTGATCGTCTGAAGATTCGCGTGGTGGCTGTGAATGCTGGTGGCCGCAGCCCCCCCGTCGCCCTGCCCGAGGCCGTCCTGGTGAAGGAGGTCGCTG ATCGTCCCAAGGTCCGCCTGCCACGTTTCCTCAGGCAGAGATACGTCGCCCAAGTTGGAGCTAAGATCAACCTGACCATCCCCTTCACA GGCAAACCCAAACCAGTGGTTTCCTGGTTAAAGGATGGGCAGCCCCTGGACACAAAGAAGGTGAACATCCGCAGCACCGACAGAGACAGCATCCTGTTCATCCGTGCAGCCGAGAGAGAAGACTCTGGAgtgtatgaaatgtgtgtgaaggtgGATGACTTCGAGGACAAGGCTTCACTCACCCTGCAAATTGTTG AGCTGCCGGGGCCTCCCGCCAGTGTGAAGATCGTGGATACCTGGGGCTTCAACGTTGCTCTGGAGTGGACCGCACCCAAagacaatggaaacacagaaatcacaGGTTACACTGTCCAGAAGGCCGACAAAAAGACTGGA GACTGGTTCACTGTGTTGGAGCATTACCATAGACTGAATGCCACCATCTCTGACCTCATCATGGGCAACACTTACAGGTTCAGAGTGTTCTCCGAAAACAAGTGTGGAATGAGCGAGTCGGCTTCTATTGCAAAGGGGGAGGCCAAGATCCTGAAGACAG GTATCGAATACAAGCCCCCAGAGTACAAGGAGCACGACTTCAACGAGGCGCCCAAATTCACCacctctctgacagacagagccACCACCGTCGGCTACAGCACCAAGCTGCTGTGCTCCGTCAGGGGATCCCCAAAA CCCAAGGTCATGTGGATGAAGAACCAGATGATTATTGGAGACGACCCCAAGTACAGGCAGATCTGCGTCCAGGGAATCTGCTCTCTGGAGATCCGTAAGCCCGGTAACTTTGACGGTGGTGTGTACTCCTGCAAGGCCCTGAACGATCATGGAGAGGCAACTGTCAGCTGCAAACTGGAGGTCAAAC AGGCAAACGTTGCAGAGGCAGACAAGAAATAA
- the mybphb gene encoding myosin binding protein Hb isoform X2 — MPSKAAPIKKPAKKEPAKKEEKAPEPAPEPAPAPAEAEAAPAEAAPAEAEAPAAPPAEEPKPPTPPPPADAAAPAPEEAPAAAAEAPADAAAPAPEETPAPAAEAPADAAAPAPEETPAPAAEAPADAAAPATEETPAAAAEAPADAAAAPPAEEGAPAAEGEAPADAEAAEAPAPEEPKAPTPPPPPPKEPTSVPLDLFVEDKNDTSVTIIWSQPEVVGPSGLDGYTIEVCKDGTEDWKAVNEELQKSTRYVIKNQTTGDRLKIRVVAVNAGGRSPPVALPEAVLVKEVADRPKVRLPRFLRQRYVAQVGAKINLTIPFTGKPKPVVSWLKDGQPLDTKKVNIRSTDRDSILFIRAAEREDSGVYEMCVKVDDFEDKASLTLQIVELPGPPASVKIVDTWGFNVALEWTAPKDNGNTEITGYTVQKADKKTGDWFTVLEHYHRLNATISDLIMGNTYRFRVFSENKCGMSESASIAKGEAKILKTGIEYKPPEYKEHDFNEAPKFTTSLTDRATTVGYSTKLLCSVRGSPKPKVMWMKNQMIIGDDPKYRQICVQGICSLEIRKPGNFDGGVYSCKALNDHGEATVSCKLEVKQANVAEADKK; from the exons ATGCCGTCCAAGGCTGCCCCGATCAAGAAGCCGGCTAAGAAAGAACCAGccaagaaggaggagaaggctCCAGAGCCGGCACCTGAACCCGCCCCTGCTCCCGCTGAGGCCGAAGCTGCACCTGCTGAGGCTGCTCCTGCCGAGGCAGAGGCCCCCGCGGCCCCGCCAGCTGAGGAGCCcaaaccccccaccccacctccaCCCGCAGATG CTGCTGCGCCTGCTCCAGAAGAAGCACCAGCCGCTGCAGCTGAGGCCCCTGCTGATG CTGCTGCTCCCGCTCCAGAAGAAACACCAGCTCCTGCAGCTGAGGCCCCTGCTGATG CTGCTGCTCCCGCTCCAGAGGAAACACCAGCTCCTGCAGCTGAGGCCCCTGCTGATG CTGCCGCTCCCGCTACAGAGGAAACACCAGCCGCTGCAGCTGAGGCCCCCGCTGATG CTGCTGCCGCTCCACCCGCGGAGGAAGGTGCTCCTGCAGCTGAAGGCGAGGCGCCCGCTGATG ctgaagctgctgaagcGCCCGCGCCAGAAGAGCCTAAAGCACccacacctcctccacctccacccaaAG AGCCCACAAGTGTCCCCCTGGACCTGTTTGTTGAGGATAAGAACGACACTTCAGTCACTATCATCTGGAGCCAGCCAGAGGTCGTCGGACCATCCGGCCTGGATGGATACACCATTGAAGTCTGCAAGGACGGAA CTGAGGACTGGAAGGCAGTCAATGAGGAACTGCAGAAGTCCACCCGCTACGTTATCAAGAACCAGACCACTGGTGATCGTCTGAAGATTCGCGTGGTGGCTGTGAATGCTGGTGGCCGCAGCCCCCCCGTCGCCCTGCCCGAGGCCGTCCTGGTGAAGGAGGTCGCTG ATCGTCCCAAGGTCCGCCTGCCACGTTTCCTCAGGCAGAGATACGTCGCCCAAGTTGGAGCTAAGATCAACCTGACCATCCCCTTCACA GGCAAACCCAAACCAGTGGTTTCCTGGTTAAAGGATGGGCAGCCCCTGGACACAAAGAAGGTGAACATCCGCAGCACCGACAGAGACAGCATCCTGTTCATCCGTGCAGCCGAGAGAGAAGACTCTGGAgtgtatgaaatgtgtgtgaaggtgGATGACTTCGAGGACAAGGCTTCACTCACCCTGCAAATTGTTG AGCTGCCGGGGCCTCCCGCCAGTGTGAAGATCGTGGATACCTGGGGCTTCAACGTTGCTCTGGAGTGGACCGCACCCAAagacaatggaaacacagaaatcacaGGTTACACTGTCCAGAAGGCCGACAAAAAGACTGGA GACTGGTTCACTGTGTTGGAGCATTACCATAGACTGAATGCCACCATCTCTGACCTCATCATGGGCAACACTTACAGGTTCAGAGTGTTCTCCGAAAACAAGTGTGGAATGAGCGAGTCGGCTTCTATTGCAAAGGGGGAGGCCAAGATCCTGAAGACAG GTATCGAATACAAGCCCCCAGAGTACAAGGAGCACGACTTCAACGAGGCGCCCAAATTCACCacctctctgacagacagagccACCACCGTCGGCTACAGCACCAAGCTGCTGTGCTCCGTCAGGGGATCCCCAAAA CCCAAGGTCATGTGGATGAAGAACCAGATGATTATTGGAGACGACCCCAAGTACAGGCAGATCTGCGTCCAGGGAATCTGCTCTCTGGAGATCCGTAAGCCCGGTAACTTTGACGGTGGTGTGTACTCCTGCAAGGCCCTGAACGATCATGGAGAGGCAACTGTCAGCTGCAAACTGGAGGTCAAAC AGGCAAACGTTGCAGAGGCAGACAAGAAATAA
- the mybphb gene encoding myosin binding protein Hb isoform X5 gives MPSKAAPIKKPAKKEPAKKEEKAPEPAPEPAPAPAEAEAAPAEAAPAEAEAPAAPPAEEPKPPTPPPPADAAAPAPEEAPAAAAEAPADAAAPAPEETPAPAAEAPADAAAPATEETPAAAEAPADAAAPATEETPAAAAEAPADAAAAPPAEEGAPAAEGEAPADAEAAEAPAPEEPKAPTPPPPPPKEPTSVPLDLFVEDKNDTSVTIIWSQPEVVGPSGLDGYTIEVCKDGTEDWKAVNEELQKSTRYVIKNQTTGDRLKIRVVAVNAGGRSPPVALPEAVLVKEVADRPKVRLPRFLRQRYVAQVGAKINLTIPFTGKPKPVVSWLKDGQPLDTKKVNIRSTDRDSILFIRAAEREDSGVYEMCVKVDDFEDKASLTLQIVELPGPPASVKIVDTWGFNVALEWTAPKDNGNTEITGYTVQKADKKTGDWFTVLEHYHRLNATISDLIMGNTYRFRVFSENKCGMSESASIAKGEAKILKTGIEYKPPEYKEHDFNEAPKFTTSLTDRATTVGYSTKLLCSVRGSPKPKVMWMKNQMIIGDDPKYRQICVQGICSLEIRKPGNFDGGVYSCKALNDHGEATVSCKLEVKQANVAEADKK, from the exons ATGCCGTCCAAGGCTGCCCCGATCAAGAAGCCGGCTAAGAAAGAACCAGccaagaaggaggagaaggctCCAGAGCCGGCACCTGAACCCGCCCCTGCTCCCGCTGAGGCCGAAGCTGCACCTGCTGAGGCTGCTCCTGCCGAGGCAGAGGCCCCCGCGGCCCCGCCAGCTGAGGAGCCcaaaccccccaccccacctccaCCCGCAGATG CTGCTGCGCCTGCTCCAGAAGAAGCACCAGCCGCTGCAGCTGAGGCCCCTGCTGATG CTGCTGCTCCCGCTCCAGAAGAAACACCAGCTCCTGCAGCTGAGGCCCCTGCTGATG CTGCTGCTCCCGCTACAGAAGAAACACCAGCTGCAGCTGAGGCCCCTGCTGATG CTGCCGCTCCCGCTACAGAGGAAACACCAGCCGCTGCAGCTGAGGCCCCCGCTGATG CTGCTGCCGCTCCACCCGCGGAGGAAGGTGCTCCTGCAGCTGAAGGCGAGGCGCCCGCTGATG ctgaagctgctgaagcGCCCGCGCCAGAAGAGCCTAAAGCACccacacctcctccacctccacccaaAG AGCCCACAAGTGTCCCCCTGGACCTGTTTGTTGAGGATAAGAACGACACTTCAGTCACTATCATCTGGAGCCAGCCAGAGGTCGTCGGACCATCCGGCCTGGATGGATACACCATTGAAGTCTGCAAGGACGGAA CTGAGGACTGGAAGGCAGTCAATGAGGAACTGCAGAAGTCCACCCGCTACGTTATCAAGAACCAGACCACTGGTGATCGTCTGAAGATTCGCGTGGTGGCTGTGAATGCTGGTGGCCGCAGCCCCCCCGTCGCCCTGCCCGAGGCCGTCCTGGTGAAGGAGGTCGCTG ATCGTCCCAAGGTCCGCCTGCCACGTTTCCTCAGGCAGAGATACGTCGCCCAAGTTGGAGCTAAGATCAACCTGACCATCCCCTTCACA GGCAAACCCAAACCAGTGGTTTCCTGGTTAAAGGATGGGCAGCCCCTGGACACAAAGAAGGTGAACATCCGCAGCACCGACAGAGACAGCATCCTGTTCATCCGTGCAGCCGAGAGAGAAGACTCTGGAgtgtatgaaatgtgtgtgaaggtgGATGACTTCGAGGACAAGGCTTCACTCACCCTGCAAATTGTTG AGCTGCCGGGGCCTCCCGCCAGTGTGAAGATCGTGGATACCTGGGGCTTCAACGTTGCTCTGGAGTGGACCGCACCCAAagacaatggaaacacagaaatcacaGGTTACACTGTCCAGAAGGCCGACAAAAAGACTGGA GACTGGTTCACTGTGTTGGAGCATTACCATAGACTGAATGCCACCATCTCTGACCTCATCATGGGCAACACTTACAGGTTCAGAGTGTTCTCCGAAAACAAGTGTGGAATGAGCGAGTCGGCTTCTATTGCAAAGGGGGAGGCCAAGATCCTGAAGACAG GTATCGAATACAAGCCCCCAGAGTACAAGGAGCACGACTTCAACGAGGCGCCCAAATTCACCacctctctgacagacagagccACCACCGTCGGCTACAGCACCAAGCTGCTGTGCTCCGTCAGGGGATCCCCAAAA CCCAAGGTCATGTGGATGAAGAACCAGATGATTATTGGAGACGACCCCAAGTACAGGCAGATCTGCGTCCAGGGAATCTGCTCTCTGGAGATCCGTAAGCCCGGTAACTTTGACGGTGGTGTGTACTCCTGCAAGGCCCTGAACGATCATGGAGAGGCAACTGTCAGCTGCAAACTGGAGGTCAAAC AGGCAAACGTTGCAGAGGCAGACAAGAAATAA